DNA from Syntrophorhabdales bacterium:
TGCCCATGCCGTGGTCTATGAAAAACGCTTTGCCGATAGTGGCGCCAGGATGGATCTCAACTCCTGTGAGGGCCCTGCCTATATGGGAGATGAACCTGCCGAGAAAATAAATCCTGCGCATCCAAAACCAGCGGGCAATCCTATGAAACCAGACCGCGTGCAGACCCGCATAACACAGGAGAATTTCGGGTACACTTCGGGCCGCAGGGTCCCGTTCAAAGACAGCGCGAATATCCTCTTTTAGTCGCCTGAACATCAGAGAGCCTACTTATACTAACGATCTTGACTATAACTGTCAAGATAATGACCGACATGGAAGAGGGAAGATCGCCCTTTGGGCCAGGAAGATCGCTCACCTCGTTCGCTAGGCAGATGGAAGAAAAAACATATAGTACCAGAGCCTGGGTTGTTGCAGTTGCTTCCTAGTCCGCCGCGGCGGACGATCTTCCTAGCGAAGCGGTCTTCCCTCTTCCCTCTCTGATCAACCTAATCTACGTTAAAAAAACGGGTCTAGCGAAGGAAAAAGTACGCCAGTATGACCACGATCACCAAACTAGGAAGCATGTTGAGAATCTTCAAGTTCTTTATCTCCAGGATGTTGATCCCCAGTCCTATCAGCAGGATGCCGCCGACTGCCGTCAACTCGTTGATGAGCACATTCGTGAAGAAGCTCTGCACGTAGCTCGCAGCCAGCGTGATTCCACCCTGGTACAGGACAAGAGGGATCACCGAGAAAAGAACGCCGACGCCCAGGGAGGCTGCCAGTGCCATGGAAGAAAAAGCGTCAAGCAATGACTTTGCCAGCAGAATATTCGGAGGCTTTCCCAGGCCTTCTTCAATGGGCCCCAGTATGCTCATTGAGCCCATGCAGAATATAAGGAAGGCTGTAACAAGACCTTCAGAGAAGCGCTCGCTCTTTAACCGTATTCTCTTCTTCAGGTAGTCACTCATTCTCGTCATGCGGCCGTCCACATCGAGCAATTCTCCGGCTATGCCCCCGAGTACAATACTGAAGATCATAACCAGGAAGTTGCCGGTCTTCATGGCCATGGTAATACCGAGAAAGAGAGTGAAAAGCCCGATACCCTGAAAGACGATCGTGGTTATCCGCCTGGGGAGTCGCGAGTGAATAAGCAGGCCTATGGAACTTCCCACGATCACAGTCCCTGCATTTATCCATGTACCGAGCATCCGATTAGTTTATAGATTCGCTGGCACAATTTCCACAGGGAGTGTCGTTGACAAGTTCTTCCGTTTTTCATATCCTTAGCCGAGACTCATGGTCGCCGTTTATATCCTCCTCTCGTACCTTCTCGGCTCAATCCCCGTCGGCGTCGTCTTGTCAAAATTGAAAGGGCAGGACCCGCGAAAAGCAGGCAGCGGAAACATAGGCGCCACGAATGTAATGAGGACCGTCGGGAAGGGGCTCGGCATCCTCACCCTCGCAGGCGACATAGCCAAGGGGTTCTTACCCACCTGGCTGGCAATGCACTATAACCAGCCCACGATCGTTGTTGCGGCCTGCGGG
Protein-coding regions in this window:
- a CDS encoding DUF554 domain-containing protein, with protein sequence MLGTWINAGTVIVGSSIGLLIHSRLPRRITTIVFQGIGLFTLFLGITMAMKTGNFLVMIFSIVLGGIAGELLDVDGRMTRMSDYLKKRIRLKSERFSEGLVTAFLIFCMGSMSILGPIEEGLGKPPNILLAKSLLDAFSSMALAASLGVGVLFSVIPLVLYQGGITLAASYVQSFFTNVLINELTAVGGILLIGLGINILEIKNLKILNMLPSLVIVVILAYFFLR